The Setaria viridis chromosome 6, Setaria_viridis_v4.0, whole genome shotgun sequence genome contains a region encoding:
- the LOC140223084 gene encoding uncharacterized protein: protein MAGSLPPPESSATAKHDAAAAEAAKRVADASAADAAQRRAARKEARAAALTHTITAEVEAVAVVQERDAATAHLREALARAAQERKGAPPDSDEEDARDDLSVVYDQAPDTQQAMLLHEAVAVLNLHAQAVAVQNIWNLIPIILDVAADNYSWWREQFLLTVGKYSLQDHVLRGVPALASPNWGRMDCVVQSWLYGTIAYDLVDVVMEHGERGATARATWLTIETQFLSNRETWALYLDAQFRNFVQGYLSITDYCRRFKSMADALGDLGEPVSNRTLILNIIRRLNEKFAAIGRDIRHSRPLRSFLEARDDLLLEELTMASPASTPSMALLTGVNTKSSSRPSAPPHQSVGCSNSGGGKGDGKGGSSGGNSSKQK from the coding sequence ATGGCCGGCTCCCTGCCGCCCCCCGAGTCCTCTGCCACCGCCAAGCACGAtgccgcggcggccgaggccgCCAAGCGCGTGGCCGATGCCAGCGCCGCCGACGCTGCTcaacgccgcgccgcccgcaaGGAGGCCCGCGCAGCCGCCCTCACCCACACCATCACGGCTGAGGTCGAGGCTGTCGCCGTTGTGCAGGAACgcgacgccgccaccgctcaCCTTCGCGAGGCCCTAGCGCGCGCCGCCCAGGAGCGCAAGGGTGCCCCACCTGActccgacgaggaggacgcccgTGACGACCTCTCCGTTGTCTACGATCAGGCACCTGACACCCAACAGGCCATGCTGCTCCACGAGGCTGTTGCCGTCCTCAACTTGCACGCCCAAGCTGTTGCCGTGCAGAACATCTGGAACCTCATCCCTATCATCCTCGACGTTGCCGCCGACAACTACTCATGGTGGCGTGAGCAATTTCTCCTCACCGTTGGCAAGTATTCGCTGCAGGATCACGTTCTTCGCGGCGTTCCCGCTCTGGCCTCTCCTAATTGGGGGCGCATGGACTGCGTCGTCCAATCTTGGCTCTACGGCACCATTGCCTACGACCTCGTCGACGTCGTCATGGAGCACGGCGAACGCGGCGCCACCGCTCGCGCCACCTGGCTCACCATTGAGACGCAGTTTCTCAGCAACCGGGAGACGTGGGCCCTCTACCTCGATGCCCAGTTCCGGAACTTCGTCCAGGGCTACTTGTCCATCACGGACTACTGTCGACGCTTCAAGAGTATGGCGGACGCTCTCGGTGATCTCGGCGAGCCGGTCTCCAACCGCACCCTTATCCTCAACATCATCCGCAGGCTCAACGAGAAGTTCGCCGCCATCGGCCGCGACATCCGGCACTCTCGTCCTCTTCGCTCCTTCCTGGAGGCTCGCGACGATCTGCTCCTCGAGGAGCTCACGATGGCGTCCCCTGCTTCAACTCCGTCCATGGCACTCCTCACCGGCGTCAACACTAAATCCTCCTCTCGCCCCTCTGCGCCTCCCCACCAGTCTGTTGGCTGTTCCAACTCCGGGGGTGGCAAAGGGGATGGCAAAGGGGGGTCCTCCGGCGGCAACTCCTCCAAGCAGAAGTGA